TCCTGGTCGATGGTGATAATGTTGGTAAGAATTTCTTTTATGCTTTTGACATTGCGAAGCCGGAACACGACCTCCCTGTTTCGGATCAGCATTGCAAGCTTCGCCAGGATTTTCAGGTGAATCAGTTCAGACGGCGTACAGATCAGGAAAAAGATATGGGTCTTTTCACCGTCAAGTGAATTGAAATCCGTGCCTTCCCGGCAAAGGCCAAATACAATACATGGTTCCGCAACGGGACAGTCTTCCGGATTTCTCGGATGGGGAATTGCCACCCCCCGGCTAATCGCCGTCGACACCATATCTTCGCGTTCAAGGAGGAGGGAGAGGAGTGTTTCGCGTTCCTTTATCCTGCCGGACCGTATGAGTGGTTCGATCAGCTGAATCAGAATGTCCTTTTTTGTGCCCGGTTTCAGGTCTAAAACGACCAGTTCCGGCTGAATCAGCCGTGAAAGGGGGAGGATGATGGTTCCCTCCTCACTGAGTTTGACAAGGGTCGTCTTCGATGCCATGGTCATTCGGGACATCAGCCAATCGTCGATAACCGTCCTGATAAACCGCTGCTGATTGGCGACCGTTGTCACGGGAATCTCGCCCTGATCCGCCATCCGGTGCAGTGTCTCTTCCGATATTTTCAGGTATCCTGCCAGTTCACTGAGTGTCATGATATCTTCGTCGATTTTTCTGGTTTTTTTACTGTTGTTTTTCATTGAAATGACCTCCAATGTACACTATTGTCTATTGTTGTACATAAATATACCACTTTATAATTATGAAAACAACCGGAATCTGCGGATAAATTATTGACCTCATATATTGTTTTCATTTTTGGGGTTGAAGTGACTTTAATATACTCCCTTATTGAAAACCGGATTCCATTTCCCGAAGCACCGCCCGGGCCTTTTGCTCCCATATCCGTTCCGTCCGCCTGTTGAAATGCTGCATCCGTGAAAAAAGCGTGACAAGCCGCCTGAAGGTGGCAACCGCCTCGTCCTTTCTTCCTTTTTTTCTTAAAAACTCTCCGTAATGGTACATCGCCTTGAGGCCGGGATATGATGTTTCGAGGATACGGTACTCGTCTTCGGCGGCTTCGACCTTGCCGGATGAGGCAAGGACATCGGCATAGAGAAGCCACACATCGTAGCTTTCGAACCTTCCGTCCTTTTCCTTTATACGAAGGAGATACGCCTCAGCTTCGCCGAAACGGCCCAGGTGGTAAAGGACCCCGGCAAGACCGTGGAGGATATACACATCATCGGCGTAAGGGCCCGAAAGACATTCACGGTAAAGGGATTCGGCTTCGAGATACCCTCCCTGTTTCATATATTCGTCCGCGAGTTCCTTTCTGTTGAGAAATGTGTCGGATTCTTCAAGACGTTCTTTCAGTTCCTCTATTTTTTTTTGCGGGTTGAGTGTATGGATGACTGTTTTCCGGAGGTCTGATCGGGTGTGACCGGAGAGGAGTGAGGGAAGTATTTCAACGATCAGATAGGCGATTCCGCCCGCAAGGGGAATGAAGATAATGACATAGATCCACCATCCCGGCCGTCCCGTTTTTACGGCATGGACGATACAGAGTACCTGGAGAATGATGGGGACCGCGACCAGGATCAAATACACATTATCTCCCCGTTAACGCGTCTCGGAAACACCGGTCAGTTAATTCGTTTGAAGACAAGGGGAGGCCCCGATTGAGCCCGTGCCTGGATGACCTTGATAAGATCGTCATTGATAAATGTAATTCTGCTTTGTCCCCCGTTTGCTTCAAGACTTTCGATAATAAGGACGTTCCCGCTTTCAGAGATGACTTTATATTTGTTGACGCTGGATTGTGTCTGGCCCGAGGTCGACAATTCTGTTCTCACCGTATTTTTTGTATAAATAAGCTGCATGCTTTCAAACATTGTAAAGACCGTTTCGATTTCAGGATTCTTTTCGATTTCTCTTCTGATTTGGGGATCGTTCTTAAAGGTCGCGGTATCGAATTGCCATGTTCCCACGATCGCTTTCGCAAGTTTCCCGTCCGATGAGCCTTTTCCGTCGCAGGCAAAAAAGCATATCAGAAAGATCGAACACGCTATTGATATTATTTTTTTATGCCGTGTCATTATAGTCGTCTCCTTTATTTTTGTCGAATGTGATTAATAATATGAAACGGACGATAAAAATCAAGCCATTTTCCGAAAAAAACGACTATATCCTCCCCGCGTATCGTCTCATTCAAAGCTGTGGAGTACGTTTTCGACATTGAAAAGCAGCACATCGAAATCAAACGGTTTGTCCAGCACGGTTAACGCCCCGTTTTCAATCGCTTCTTTATGCAAATCCTCGTTCCCGAAAGCCGTAATAAGGATAATCGGCGGAAATCCCTGCAGCGATTTCAGTCCGGCCATGATTTCCATGGCGGTATAGTGCGGCATTTTGATATCCGATATTATCAAATCGATCTTTCCTTCATCGCCCAACATGGATTCGCTTATTTCTTCGAGTAATTCCTTACCATTCGCGCACGGCTTAACTTTATAGCCGAATTTTTTGAGATAAATAAGCAGCAGGGTCCGCATTTCCTTGTCGTCTTCAGCAACAACAATATACGGCGTCTTCTCTTTCTGTTCCTTGTTATCCCCGGTCATTGATGTGGTGACATTCTCCATAATGTAGCCCTCCTCTTTTATTGATGGACATTTCAATATTAATATATGCAAAAACCATGCCGTCATTATCCGGCTTGCAGCACGGAGGAAACAACAGGTACAGTGCCCGCAATACATGGAGGGATGATGGCGATTGATGATTTTTTGGACAATGTGGTGTTTTTCTACACTTTCGGGTCGATATTATGGCGTTTCAATTTTTGATAAAGGGTTTTCCTATCAAATCCCAATATTCGCGCCGCGGCGGATTTATTGTTGTTCGTTTTTCCCAGAACGAATATAATATATCGTTTTTCCAGTTCATCCATTGAAATAAGCGCTTCCCTGCCACCGCCGAATACCGAATGATCGTCGACTGCGCGGCTGCGGATCTTCTCCGGCAAATCATCGACAAGTATCTGCTCGTGATTCGTCAGGGCGACCGCCCGCTCGATACCGTTTTTCAATTCACGAACATTACCCGGCCAATCATAGGAAAGCAGCTTTTCCATCGCGTTTTTATTGATTCCCGTTATTTTCTTGTTATACCGTGATGAAAAATAGGAAAGGTAATAATCGGCAATCAACAGAATATCATTCCCCCTCAATCGAAGCGGGGGAACTTCAATCTGAATGACATTAAGGCGGTAGTAGAAATCCTCACGTACCGTTCCGGTACGGACGGCTTCTTCGATATCTCGGTTTGTTGCCGAAATCACCCGCGTATCGAACGGAATTTCTTTTTCATCTCCCAAAGGGCGCACTACCCTGCTCTCAAGAACACGCAGCAGTTTTGCCTGAAGATACACGGGGATCTCACCGATTTCATCGAGAAAAAGGGTTCCCCCGTCGGCCTGGAGAAAGAGACCTTTTTTATCCGTTTTTGCGTCGGTAAAAGCGCCGTGCCTGTACCCGAAAAACTCGCTTTCAAGCAATGTCTCCGGAACAGCCGAGCAATTGACGGCCACAAAAGGTCCTTCCGCCCTCCCGCCGAACCCATGGATTGCTTTTGCAACGAGTTCTTTACCTGTACCGCTTTCTCCCGTAATGAGGACATATGAGTCGGTGTCAGCGGTCCGCCTGATGAGTCCGTATACCGTATCCATGACCGGGCTTTTCCCGACGATACCATAAGGATTTTCGCCGCCGTCGATCAATTTATTCAATTTCTCAATTTTATCGGACAGCGAACGGTATTTGACCGCCCGGTCAAGCATGAGTGAAAGGATAGAGGTATCGAACGGTTTTGGAATAAAATCATATGCTCCTGCGCGAATCGCCGCGATTGCCGTTTCCATGCTTCCGAACGCGGTAATGATAATGACGGGGAGGTCCGGCCTGTTTGAAACGACACGCGCGCATAATTCGAGACCGTCCATCCCCTTCATGTTGATATCGGCAAGAAGAACATCGATATCGCGTTTTTCGAGTTCATGCAGGGCGATATCGGCAGAGGGGACGGTCGTCACGGAAAAACCCGCTTTGCCGAGCGTCGAGGAAAGCATCGCGCACATATCATGGTCGTCATCGACAATCAATATCTTCCCTCTCACATCGACTCCCCGACCCCGGGCGTTTTCCTCTCCGATCGCTTGTGAAGCCGGATACCGGCAATGAGACGGTAAAAAGAAAGCTGCCCGGAAACCATTATGAACCATCCCCGATTATCGGCAGATAGATATTGAAACAACAGCCGCCCTCCGGATTGTTCTCCACTTCGATCCGGCCGTGATAATCCTTGATAATATCCTTTACCAGTGAAAGTCCGATACCCGACCCTCCCTGCGTGGACTTTGTGGTAAAAAACGGCTTGAAGACATTTTCAATATCGGCCTCCGGTATTCCCGGCCCGTTATCCTTGATGTAAAGAGAAAGTGTCTTGTTCACGGTTCCGGCGGGGACACCGGGCAGTGTCATGGAGACAATCGAAACGCCTATCTCAATTTTTCCTTCTCCGGGGATTGCCTGAATGGAGTTCAAGATAATGTTGGAAAGCACTTGCTGTATCTGGATTCTGTCCACATTGCCAATGATGTCTTTTTCATTCTCGATCAACTCGATGGAAACACGCCGGTATTCCTTGTTCAAACCGAACATATCGATAGTTTTTCTTACAATTGTATTGATATTGACGGGCTTTTTTTCAGGCTTTTTCCTTCTGGAAAAATTAAGCATATTCTTTATTATCGTCGTAATATTGTCTGTTTGTTCACCGATAATATTCGCGTTCTCGATTATTTCATCATGCGAAAGGTCGAATGAATTCAATAATTTCGCCCTCCCTGAGATGATATTCAGCGGCGTTCCCAATTCATGTGCGATACCGGAAGTAATTTTCCCGATTACGGCGAGTCTATCCATATGGCGGAGTTGTTCGAGAATTTTTATATGCTCGTCTCTTTCTTTCATAAGCATTTCTTCCGTGCTTTTCAATTCCGTCCGCATG
The window above is part of the Spirochaetales bacterium genome. Proteins encoded here:
- a CDS encoding PTS sugar transporter subunit IIA yields the protein MKNNSKKTRKIDEDIMTLSELAGYLKISEETLHRMADQGEIPVTTVANQQRFIRTVIDDWLMSRMTMASKTTLVKLSEEGTIILPLSRLIQPELVVLDLKPGTKKDILIQLIEPLIRSGRIKERETLLSLLLEREDMVSTAISRGVAIPHPRNPEDCPVAEPCIVFGLCREGTDFNSLDGEKTHIFFLICTPSELIHLKILAKLAMLIRNREVVFRLRNVKSIKEILTNIITIDQEIFAINKWKDNL
- a CDS encoding tetratricopeptide repeat protein — encoded protein: MYLILVAVPIILQVLCIVHAVKTGRPGWWIYVIIFIPLAGGIAYLIVEILPSLLSGHTRSDLRKTVIHTLNPQKKIEELKERLEESDTFLNRKELADEYMKQGGYLEAESLYRECLSGPYADDVYILHGLAGVLYHLGRFGEAEAYLLRIKEKDGRFESYDVWLLYADVLASSGKVEAAEDEYRILETSYPGLKAMYHYGEFLRKKGRKDEAVATFRRLVTLFSRMQHFNRRTERIWEQKARAVLREMESGFQ
- a CDS encoding response regulator, producing MENVTTSMTGDNKEQKEKTPYIVVAEDDKEMRTLLLIYLKKFGYKVKPCANGKELLEEISESMLGDEGKIDLIISDIKMPHYTAMEIMAGLKSLQGFPPIILITAFGNEDLHKEAIENGALTVLDKPFDFDVLLFNVENVLHSFE
- a CDS encoding sigma-54-dependent Fis family transcriptional regulator; the protein is MRGKILIVDDDHDMCAMLSSTLGKAGFSVTTVPSADIALHELEKRDIDVLLADINMKGMDGLELCARVVSNRPDLPVIIITAFGSMETAIAAIRAGAYDFIPKPFDTSILSLMLDRAVKYRSLSDKIEKLNKLIDGGENPYGIVGKSPVMDTVYGLIRRTADTDSYVLITGESGTGKELVAKAIHGFGGRAEGPFVAVNCSAVPETLLESEFFGYRHGAFTDAKTDKKGLFLQADGGTLFLDEIGEIPVYLQAKLLRVLESRVVRPLGDEKEIPFDTRVISATNRDIEEAVRTGTVREDFYYRLNVIQIEVPPLRLRGNDILLIADYYLSYFSSRYNKKITGINKNAMEKLLSYDWPGNVRELKNGIERAVALTNHEQILVDDLPEKIRSRAVDDHSVFGGGREALISMDELEKRYIIFVLGKTNNNKSAAARILGFDRKTLYQKLKRHNIDPKV